From the genome of Thermococcus chitonophagus, one region includes:
- a CDS encoding adenylate kinase: MNILIFGPPGSGKSTQARKITERYDLTYIASGDIIRAEIQAGTPLGREMEMYLSRGDLIPDTIVNTLIISKLRRVRENFIMDGYPRTPEQVIALENYLYDHGIKIDVAIDIYITKEESIRRISGRRICKNCGAVYHVEFNPPKVPGKCDICGGEIIQRKDDRPEIVGKRYDIYSKNMKPIIKFYQKQGIYVKIDGHGSINEVWERIRPLLDYIYNQEKRR; this comes from the coding sequence ATGAACATCCTTATCTTTGGCCCTCCCGGAAGTGGTAAGTCCACACAAGCCAGAAAAATAACTGAAAGGTATGACTTAACTTATATCGCTTCGGGCGACATAATAAGGGCAGAAATACAGGCCGGAACGCCCCTTGGAAGAGAGATGGAAATGTATCTTTCTAGAGGAGACTTGATTCCAGATACGATAGTCAACACACTCATAATATCGAAGCTGAGAAGGGTAAGAGAGAACTTTATCATGGATGGTTATCCAAGGACACCAGAGCAGGTCATAGCCCTCGAGAATTATCTCTACGACCATGGAATAAAGATAGACGTGGCAATAGACATATACATAACAAAAGAAGAAAGTATTAGGAGGATTTCGGGGAGGAGAATCTGTAAGAACTGTGGAGCAGTGTATCACGTAGAGTTCAATCCTCCAAAGGTTCCTGGGAAGTGCGACATTTGTGGAGGAGAGATAATTCAAAGGAAAGACGATCGCCCAGAAATTGTCGGTAAAAGGTACGATATATACTCGAAGAACATGAAGCCAATTATAAAGTTCTATCAAAAGCAGGGGATTTACGTAAAAATTGACGGACACGGAAGTATAAATGAAGTTTGGGAGAGGATAAGACCTCTGCTCGATTACATTTATAACCAAGAAAAACGGCGATGA
- the tgtA gene encoding tRNA guanosine(15) transglycosylase TgtA, producing MSRGEMMFRFEIKARDAAGRIGKLEVNGKKIETPAIMPVVNPKQMIVEPKELEKMGFKIIITNSYIIYKDPKLREEALEKGIHRLLNYDGIVEVDSGSFQLMRYGKVEVTNREIIEFQHKIGVDIGTFLDIPTPPDAPRKQAEEDLKITLERAREAEEIKGIPMNATIQGSTYTDLRRYAARVLSGMNFEIHPIGAVVPLLESYRFRELVDVVISSKIGLRPDRPVHLFGAGHPIIFALAVAMGIDLFDSASYALYAKDDRYLTPQGTKRLDELEYFPCSCPVCSRYSPQELREMPKEERTRLLAIHNLWVIREEIERVKQAIKEGELWRLVDERARAHPKLYAAYRRLLEHYSYLEEFEPITKKSAFFKVSQESLNWPIVRRARERAERVKEKFKETIKHPIFGEIPKYLSLTYPFAQSEGEEDFEIVKPTKENVLNYIKAIAEYQFGENASKAFEGAQVELARTGMPRQVKLNGKRLATVRADDGLLTLGIEGAKRLHSVLPYPRMRVVVNTDAEPFARKGKDVFAKFVVFADPGIRPYDEVLIVNERDELLATGQAFLSGREMIVFQMGRAVKVRKGVEG from the coding sequence ATGAGCCGAGGTGAGATGATGTTCAGGTTCGAAATTAAGGCTAGAGACGCAGCTGGAAGAATAGGAAAGCTCGAAGTTAACGGAAAGAAGATAGAAACCCCAGCGATAATGCCCGTTGTGAATCCGAAGCAAATGATCGTTGAGCCTAAAGAGCTTGAGAAAATGGGCTTCAAGATAATAATCACGAACTCCTACATCATATACAAAGATCCAAAGCTGAGGGAGGAGGCCCTAGAGAAGGGAATACATAGGCTATTAAACTACGACGGCATCGTTGAAGTTGACTCTGGATCATTCCAGCTCATGAGATATGGAAAAGTTGAGGTAACGAACAGGGAGATCATAGAGTTTCAGCACAAGATAGGGGTCGATATAGGAACCTTCCTTGACATCCCAACACCGCCAGACGCGCCGAGGAAGCAGGCAGAGGAGGATCTAAAGATAACACTGGAAAGGGCGAGGGAAGCAGAGGAGATAAAAGGGATACCAATGAACGCTACCATTCAAGGCTCAACATACACAGACTTGAGGAGGTACGCTGCTAGAGTTTTGAGTGGGATGAATTTTGAGATACACCCCATAGGGGCTGTAGTCCCCCTTCTCGAGTCCTATAGGTTTAGAGAGCTTGTTGATGTTGTAATATCATCAAAGATAGGCCTTAGGCCCGATAGGCCAGTACACCTGTTTGGTGCGGGCCACCCAATAATCTTTGCCCTAGCAGTTGCTATGGGAATTGACTTATTTGATTCAGCAAGCTACGCCCTCTACGCAAAGGACGACAGATATCTAACCCCCCAAGGGACGAAAAGGCTTGATGAGCTTGAATATTTCCCATGCTCCTGCCCGGTCTGCTCTAGATACAGCCCCCAGGAACTAAGAGAGATGCCCAAAGAGGAGAGAACAAGACTGCTCGCGATACATAACCTGTGGGTCATAAGGGAGGAAATTGAGAGAGTAAAGCAAGCAATAAAAGAGGGAGAACTATGGAGGCTTGTTGATGAAAGGGCTAGAGCCCATCCAAAGCTGTACGCCGCGTACAGGAGACTGCTCGAGCATTATTCCTACTTAGAGGAGTTTGAGCCTATAACGAAGAAATCAGCGTTCTTCAAGGTCAGTCAAGAAAGCCTAAACTGGCCAATAGTTAGGAGGGCAAGGGAGAGGGCAGAGAGAGTGAAGGAAAAATTTAAGGAAACGATAAAACATCCAATATTCGGTGAAATTCCAAAGTACCTTAGTCTCACATACCCCTTCGCTCAGAGTGAGGGAGAGGAAGATTTTGAAATTGTGAAACCGACAAAGGAAAATGTTCTGAACTACATAAAGGCGATAGCAGAGTACCAGTTCGGAGAGAACGCCTCTAAGGCGTTTGAAGGAGCACAAGTTGAGCTGGCAAGGACGGGAATGCCGAGACAGGTAAAGCTCAATGGAAAGAGGCTAGCAACGGTTAGGGCGGATGATGGATTGTTAACGCTAGGAATAGAAGGAGCAAAGAGGTTGCACTCAGTACTCCCATACCCCAGGATGAGGGTAGTAGTCAACACGGACGCTGAACCATTTGCAAGAAAAGGCAAGGATGTCTTTGCGAAGTTTGTCGTCTTTGCTGATCCTGGGATAAGGCCCTATGATGAAGTTCTGATCGTGAATGAGAGGGACGAATTATTGGCAACGGGACAAGCCTTTCTTTCAGGAAGAGAGATGATAGTTTTCCAAATGGGAAGAGCAGTGAAAGTTAGGAAAGGTGTAGAAGGATAA
- a CDS encoding FUN14 domain-containing protein, which yields MDLNLMGITGDVGVGALVGFIIGYALKKFMKIVMALIGAYVLSLFWLQQKGVITINTDALFNLTKQATEATLSLADKALGILPGSTAFIAGFYLGFKKG from the coding sequence ATGGATCTGAACTTAATGGGAATAACAGGCGACGTTGGGGTAGGGGCTTTGGTCGGATTCATAATAGGGTATGCACTCAAGAAGTTCATGAAGATCGTGATGGCTTTAATTGGAGCATATGTCTTAAGCCTTTTCTGGCTACAACAGAAGGGGGTTATAACGATAAACACAGACGCATTATTCAACTTAACAAAGCAAGCAACGGAAGCGACATTAAGCCTCGCAGATAAGGCCTTAGGCATACTTCCAGGTAGCACTGCCTTCATTGCAGGGTTCTACCTCGGGTTTAAAAAGGGTTAA